In a single window of the Xylanimonas protaetiae genome:
- the metX gene encoding homoserine O-acetyltransferase MetX, which produces MTVPRVPAQPGPRPGAASASRDRVQPPAPSSGAWFPGDDPGPRQFADLGGLELENGSLLPEVTLAYETYGTLDADGGNAVLVLHGFSADSHVARHPEIPDDSPGWWEQMVGPGCPIDTDRYFVVVPNSLGGCQGSTGPSSEAPDGRPWGARFPRITTRDQVAAEILLAHALGVRSWELVIGPSMGGLRALEWSLLGPEVGIEVRGLAAVGTAAATPADLIAWSHPQVAAIRLDPGWHGGDYYGLPDGEGPHAGMAVARQIAHTTYRSAEELDVRFGRLPQGGEDPFTDGRYAVQSYLDHHGDKLARRFDANSYIVLTESMNTHDLGRDRGGVEAALSQITARTLVVAIDSDRLFPASLSARIAAFVHGADGLRVIHTPYGHDGFLIEFDQLGPMVRDFLEVERVRPLH; this is translated from the coding sequence GTGACCGTCCCCCGCGTCCCCGCGCAGCCCGGCCCCCGGCCGGGCGCCGCGTCGGCGTCGCGCGACCGCGTGCAGCCGCCGGCACCGTCGTCGGGCGCGTGGTTCCCGGGGGACGACCCGGGCCCGCGGCAGTTCGCGGACCTGGGCGGGCTCGAGCTCGAGAACGGCAGCCTGCTGCCGGAGGTGACGCTGGCGTACGAGACCTACGGGACCCTCGACGCCGACGGCGGCAACGCCGTGCTCGTGCTGCACGGCTTCTCCGCCGACTCGCACGTCGCACGGCACCCCGAGATCCCGGACGACTCGCCCGGCTGGTGGGAGCAGATGGTCGGCCCCGGCTGCCCCATCGACACCGACCGGTACTTCGTCGTCGTGCCGAACTCGCTGGGCGGCTGCCAGGGGTCGACCGGCCCGTCGTCGGAGGCCCCGGACGGGCGGCCGTGGGGCGCCCGGTTCCCGCGCATCACCACACGGGACCAGGTCGCGGCCGAGATCCTGCTGGCGCACGCCCTGGGCGTGCGCTCGTGGGAGCTCGTCATCGGGCCGTCGATGGGCGGCCTGCGGGCGCTCGAGTGGTCCCTCCTGGGGCCCGAGGTGGGCATCGAGGTGCGGGGGCTCGCCGCGGTCGGCACGGCCGCGGCGACCCCCGCCGACCTCATCGCCTGGTCCCACCCCCAGGTCGCGGCCATCCGCCTCGACCCGGGCTGGCACGGCGGCGACTACTACGGGCTGCCCGACGGCGAGGGGCCGCACGCCGGCATGGCCGTCGCCCGGCAGATCGCGCACACCACGTACCGCTCGGCGGAGGAGCTCGACGTCCGCTTCGGGCGCCTGCCGCAGGGCGGCGAGGACCCGTTCACCGACGGGCGGTACGCCGTCCAGTCGTACCTGGACCACCACGGCGACAAGCTCGCCCGGCGGTTCGACGCGAACTCGTACATCGTGCTCACCGAGTCGATGAACACCCACGACCTGGGCCGTGACCGCGGCGGCGTCGAGGCGGCGCTCTCGCAGATCACGGCCCGCACGCTCGTCGTCGCGATCGACTCGGACCGGCTGTTCCCCGCGTCGCTGTCCGCCCGCATCGCGGCGTTCGTGCACGGGGCCGACGGGCTGCGGGTGATCCACACGCCGTACGGGCACGACGGGTTCCTCATCGAGTTCGACCAGCTCGGCCCGATGGTGCGCGACTTCCTGGAGGTGGAGCGGGTGCGCCCGCTCCACTGA
- a CDS encoding VOC family protein, producing MAKLNPYLSFKDQAKDALEFYQSVLGGELNISTFGDMPGMPGVPEDEGSLVMHGQLETSGGLTLMASDTGSMMPYVAPTSGVTVALTGGPADLDSIRGAYQSLAEGATETLPFELAPWGDYYGQLTDRFGVSWMFDVGTE from the coding sequence ATGGCCAAGCTCAACCCGTACCTCAGCTTCAAGGACCAGGCGAAGGACGCCCTGGAGTTCTACCAGTCGGTGCTCGGCGGCGAGCTCAACATCTCGACGTTCGGCGACATGCCGGGCATGCCGGGCGTTCCCGAGGACGAGGGCTCGCTCGTCATGCACGGGCAGCTGGAGACGTCGGGCGGCCTCACGCTCATGGCGTCCGACACGGGCTCGATGATGCCGTACGTCGCCCCGACGTCGGGCGTCACCGTGGCCCTCACCGGCGGGCCCGCGGACCTCGACTCCATCCGCGGCGCCTACCAGAGCCTGGCCGAGGGGGCCACGGAGACGCTCCCGTTCGAGCTCGCCCCGTGGGGCGACTACTACGGGCAGCTCACCGACAGGTTCGGCGTGAGCTGGATGTTCGACGTCGGCACGGAGTGA
- a CDS encoding pyridoxamine 5'-phosphate oxidase family protein, translated as MTTTDAALAPLSPTPRTTVGRGRKRLVEDRAALHDLLDDALVAHLGVVTGDHPVVLPVAFGIDLDGPDEGGTLYVHGSVAARWLGAADGRPVCVTVTELDGLVTARSAFHHSMNYRSAVIIGAARVVTDAAERARALDLVVDHMIPGRSATLRASTRKELAATAVLAVPLHEASMKARAGGAVDEPEDVAGGGWAGHIPLRRVAGAPVPDADAVGPTPVVVEQRARRLTVDAALRRPAQRVPAGAAGQVIGEVVG; from the coding sequence ATGACCACGACCGACGCCGCCCTCGCCCCGCTCTCCCCGACGCCCCGCACCACCGTGGGCCGCGGCCGCAAGCGTCTGGTGGAGGACCGCGCGGCCCTGCACGACCTGCTGGACGACGCGCTCGTCGCGCACCTCGGCGTCGTCACGGGGGACCACCCCGTGGTGCTGCCGGTGGCGTTCGGCATCGACCTCGACGGGCCGGACGAGGGTGGCACGCTCTACGTGCACGGCTCCGTCGCCGCGCGCTGGCTCGGCGCGGCGGACGGGCGCCCGGTGTGCGTGACGGTCACCGAGCTCGACGGGCTGGTCACAGCCCGCTCCGCGTTCCACCACTCGATGAACTACCGCTCGGCGGTGATCATCGGCGCGGCCCGGGTCGTCACGGACGCTGCGGAGCGGGCGCGGGCGCTCGACCTCGTCGTCGATCACATGATCCCCGGGCGCTCCGCGACGCTGCGGGCGAGCACGCGCAAGGAGCTCGCCGCCACGGCGGTGCTCGCCGTCCCGCTGCACGAGGCGTCGATGAAGGCGCGCGCGGGCGGCGCGGTCGACGAGCCGGAGGACGTCGCGGGTGGCGGGTGGGCGGGGCACATCCCGCTGCGCCGCGTCGCGGGAGCGCCCGTCCCGGACGCCGACGCGGTGGGCCCGACCCCAGTCGTCGTCGAGCAGCGAGCGCGCCGTCTCACCGTGGACGCGGCGCTGCGCCGGCCGGCACAGCGCGTGCCGGCCGGCGCAGCGGGCCAGGTCATCGGTGAGGTCGTGGGGTGA
- a CDS encoding PLP-dependent aminotransferase family protein, giving the protein MATLPVRLDRAAPVALGTQLAGQVRALILGGTLARGDRLPSSRALAADLGVSRSVTEQAFEQLHAEGWIEARRGSGTFVAPTAAPAPAAPVPPRTPAPPALVPLGTGVPWIDPRHAAGWRRAWREVSAARPPRGYADPRGIPELRAALADRLARTRGLVVDPDEILLTQGTTDGFRQLLQVLRPGPVAVEDPGYRAAVLAVQHLGREVRDLPALEPVTDLDGVVAAYVTPAHQHPLGRVMPAADRFALLAAAHAADAVVVEDDYDSEFRYDVAPVPALAALDRHRVAYLGTASKAVAPSLRLGWLVPPPALLERLHAHRRVTHDGASWPAQRALLALLRDGYVDKVVRSARRVYAERAPRVAAALAPYAQQAGPLAGMYSAWLLPHDDAVRAVDAARAAGYRVSLLTEYTRTSRATGLVVGFGGVTDAELDGALAALVRGLTGSSSSGRAPEGTA; this is encoded by the coding sequence ATGGCCACCCTGCCCGTCCGGCTCGACCGCGCCGCACCCGTGGCGCTCGGCACGCAGCTCGCCGGGCAGGTCCGCGCGCTGATCCTCGGCGGCACCCTCGCCCGCGGCGACCGCCTGCCGAGCAGCCGCGCGCTCGCCGCCGACCTGGGCGTGAGCCGGTCCGTGACCGAGCAGGCCTTCGAGCAGCTGCACGCCGAGGGCTGGATCGAGGCGCGGCGCGGGTCCGGAACGTTCGTCGCCCCGACGGCCGCGCCGGCGCCGGCCGCGCCCGTCCCGCCGCGCACGCCGGCACCTCCCGCGCTCGTGCCGCTCGGCACGGGCGTCCCGTGGATCGACCCGCGGCACGCGGCCGGCTGGCGGCGCGCCTGGCGGGAGGTCTCCGCGGCGCGGCCGCCGCGCGGGTACGCCGACCCGCGCGGCATCCCCGAGCTGCGCGCCGCCCTGGCCGACCGGCTCGCCCGCACGCGCGGCCTCGTCGTCGACCCCGACGAGATCCTGCTGACCCAGGGCACCACCGACGGGTTCCGCCAGCTCCTCCAGGTGCTGCGGCCAGGCCCGGTCGCCGTGGAGGACCCCGGGTACCGCGCGGCCGTCCTGGCCGTCCAGCACCTGGGCCGCGAGGTGCGCGACCTGCCGGCCCTCGAGCCCGTCACCGACCTGGACGGCGTCGTCGCGGCCTACGTGACGCCCGCGCACCAGCACCCGCTCGGCCGGGTCATGCCCGCGGCCGACCGGTTCGCGCTCCTCGCGGCGGCGCACGCGGCGGACGCCGTCGTCGTCGAGGACGACTACGACTCGGAGTTCCGCTACGACGTCGCCCCCGTGCCCGCCCTCGCCGCGCTCGACCGGCACCGCGTCGCGTACCTCGGGACGGCGTCGAAGGCCGTCGCGCCGTCGCTGCGGCTCGGCTGGCTCGTGCCGCCGCCCGCGCTCCTGGAGCGACTCCACGCGCACCGCCGCGTCACGCACGACGGCGCCTCGTGGCCGGCCCAGCGCGCGCTGCTCGCGCTGCTGCGCGACGGGTACGTCGACAAGGTGGTCCGCTCCGCGCGGCGCGTCTACGCGGAGCGGGCGCCGCGCGTCGCGGCCGCGCTCGCGCCGTACGCGCAGCAGGCGGGGCCGCTCGCGGGCATGTACTCGGCCTGGCTCCTGCCGCACGACGACGCCGTCCGGGCCGTCGACGCGGCGCGCGCGGCCGGCTACCGGGTGTCGCTGCTGACGGAGTACACGCGCACCTCGCGCGCGACGGGCCTGGTGGTGGGCTTCGGCGGCGTCACGGACGCCGAGCTGGACGGCGCGCTGGCGGCGCTGGTTCGCGGGCTGACCGGCAGCTCGTCGTCAGGCCGTGCGCCCGAGGGCACGGCCTGA
- a CDS encoding zinc-binding dehydrogenase: protein MLAAYAARFSPDSPVDGLEVGQRPDPVERENWSVVEVRAASLNHHDLWSLQGVGLREDQLPMILGTDAAGVAPDGSEVIVHGVIGADGHGVGPSERRTLLSEKYDGTLAQYVTVPTANLLPKPAELTFAEAACLGTAWLTAYRMLFTVAALKPGQSVLVQGAGGGVATAAIVLGAAAGLDVTVTSRSGAKRERAKSLGARHAIEPGARVPARVDAVVESVGAATWGHSVRSVKPGGTIAVCGATSGDAPPADLTRVFFQELNIRGVTMGTREELAALTAFCARTGVRPVIDSRFALEDTAAALTRLHEGAQTGKIVVTP from the coding sequence ATGCTCGCCGCCTACGCCGCCCGGTTCTCGCCCGACTCCCCCGTCGACGGACTGGAGGTCGGGCAGCGGCCCGACCCCGTCGAGCGGGAGAACTGGTCGGTCGTCGAGGTGCGCGCCGCGAGCCTCAACCACCATGACCTGTGGTCGCTCCAGGGCGTCGGCCTGCGCGAGGACCAGCTGCCGATGATCCTCGGCACCGACGCCGCAGGCGTCGCCCCCGACGGCTCCGAGGTCATCGTGCACGGCGTCATCGGCGCGGACGGGCACGGCGTCGGGCCGAGCGAACGACGCACGCTGCTGTCCGAGAAGTACGACGGGACGCTCGCCCAGTACGTCACCGTGCCCACCGCGAACCTGCTGCCCAAGCCGGCTGAGCTGACCTTCGCCGAGGCCGCCTGCCTCGGCACGGCGTGGCTGACCGCCTACCGGATGCTGTTCACGGTCGCCGCCCTCAAGCCGGGCCAGTCCGTGCTGGTGCAGGGCGCGGGCGGTGGCGTCGCCACCGCCGCCATCGTGCTCGGCGCCGCCGCCGGCCTCGACGTCACCGTGACGTCGCGCTCCGGCGCCAAGCGCGAGCGCGCGAAGTCCCTCGGCGCGCGGCACGCGATCGAGCCGGGCGCGCGCGTCCCGGCGCGCGTCGACGCCGTCGTCGAGTCCGTCGGCGCCGCCACGTGGGGCCACTCGGTGCGGTCCGTGAAACCTGGCGGCACGATCGCCGTCTGCGGCGCGACGTCGGGCGACGCTCCCCCGGCCGACCTCACGCGCGTCTTCTTCCAGGAGCTGAACATCCGGGGCGTGACCATGGGCACGCGCGAGGAGCTCGCCGCACTCACGGCGTTCTGCGCGCGCACGGGCGTGCGTCCCGTCATCGACTCCCGGTTCGCGCTCGAAGACACCGCCGCGGCGCTGACGCGGCTCCACGAGGGCGCCCAGACGGGGAAGATCGTCGTCACGCCGTGA
- a CDS encoding thiamine-binding protein, with amino-acid sequence MAVFAFSVAPLGAGESVAPQVAEAVRIVRESGLPNRTSSMFTEIEGEWDEVMPVIKKATEAVGIGGHRVSLVLKADIRPGFTGQLDAKVSRVEAILADEAVDEGRS; translated from the coding sequence ATGGCCGTCTTCGCTTTCTCCGTCGCCCCGCTCGGCGCGGGCGAGTCCGTCGCCCCGCAGGTCGCCGAGGCCGTGCGCATCGTGCGCGAGTCCGGGCTGCCCAACCGCACCTCCTCGATGTTCACCGAGATCGAGGGGGAGTGGGACGAGGTCATGCCCGTCATCAAGAAGGCGACCGAGGCCGTGGGCATCGGCGGGCACCGCGTCTCGCTCGTGCTCAAGGCCGACATCCGCCCCGGGTTCACGGGGCAGCTGGACGCCAAGGTGTCCCGCGTCGAGGCGATCCTGGCCGACGAGGCGGTCGACGAGGGGCGCTCGTAA
- the cofD gene encoding 2-phospho-L-lactate transferase: MTSPRVTVLAGGVGGARLAHGFALAGVPLDVVVNVGDDTELHGLWISPDLDTVLYTLAGLNDEERGWGLRGESYATLAQLAVLGEDTWFTLGDKDLATHVARTARLRAGLPLSAVTAQLAASLGVTARLLPVTDDPVATVLDTPSGRLAFQEYFVRRHHADAVLGITYEGIDAARPAPGVLDAVGGADVLVLAPSNPFLSLLPVLGVAGVRDAVERTSARRVAVSPIVGGQAIKGPAAQILETLGHDVSALGVARLYTGLVDVMVIDDADAALAPAIEDLGFDVVVTDTVMGGPDGRERLARELLAV; the protein is encoded by the coding sequence GTGACCTCTCCTCGTGTGACCGTGCTGGCCGGTGGTGTCGGAGGGGCGCGGCTCGCGCACGGGTTCGCGCTCGCCGGGGTGCCGCTGGACGTCGTCGTCAACGTCGGCGACGACACCGAGCTGCACGGCCTGTGGATCTCCCCCGACCTCGACACGGTGCTCTACACGCTCGCGGGGCTCAACGACGAGGAGCGCGGCTGGGGCCTGCGCGGCGAGTCGTACGCGACGCTCGCGCAGCTCGCGGTGCTGGGCGAGGACACGTGGTTCACGCTCGGCGACAAAGACCTGGCCACGCACGTCGCACGCACGGCCCGCCTGCGCGCCGGCCTGCCGCTGAGCGCGGTGACCGCGCAGCTCGCGGCCTCCCTCGGCGTCACCGCCCGGCTGCTGCCCGTCACGGACGACCCGGTCGCCACGGTGCTCGACACCCCGTCCGGGCGCCTGGCGTTCCAGGAGTACTTCGTGCGCCGGCACCACGCCGACGCCGTCCTGGGCATCACCTACGAGGGCATCGACGCCGCACGCCCCGCGCCCGGCGTGCTCGACGCCGTCGGCGGCGCCGACGTGCTCGTGCTCGCTCCGTCGAACCCGTTCCTGTCGCTGCTGCCCGTGCTCGGGGTCGCCGGGGTGCGCGACGCCGTCGAGCGGACGTCGGCGCGGCGCGTCGCCGTCAGCCCCATCGTGGGCGGCCAGGCGATCAAGGGCCCCGCCGCGCAGATCCTCGAGACGCTCGGCCACGACGTCTCCGCGCTGGGCGTCGCCCGCCTGTACACGGGCCTCGTGGACGTCATGGTGATCGACGACGCCGACGCCGCGCTGGCCCCCGCGATCGAGGACCTCGGCTTCGACGTCGTCGTCACCGACACGGTCATGGGCGGCCCGGACGGCCGCGAGCGCCTCGCCCGCGAGCTCCTGGCGGTATGA
- the cofC gene encoding 2-phospho-L-lactate guanylyltransferase: MTPVVAVVPLRDGVSGKSRLAAHLTPAQRRGLVTELARHVLGTLAAYPFDEIVVVTADPLFAAEVLGDVLPPVTVLAEPPGRPGLNAALDAARASVREATWGARLLVAHADLPLLTVDDVEALLRAEADVVVATDRHGTGTNLLRLHADDEYAFRFGAGSRAAHEAEAARQGLRAVVVDRPGTAADLDTLDDWADLPAPTREHLAG, encoded by the coding sequence ATGACCCCGGTCGTCGCCGTGGTGCCGCTGCGCGACGGCGTCTCCGGCAAGTCCCGCCTGGCCGCGCACCTCACGCCGGCGCAGCGCCGGGGGCTCGTCACGGAGCTCGCCCGCCATGTGCTCGGCACGCTGGCGGCGTACCCGTTCGACGAGATCGTCGTGGTGACGGCCGACCCGCTGTTCGCCGCCGAGGTGCTGGGCGACGTGCTGCCGCCCGTCACGGTGCTGGCCGAGCCGCCGGGGCGCCCCGGCCTCAACGCGGCGCTCGACGCGGCCCGCGCATCCGTCCGCGAGGCGACGTGGGGAGCGCGGCTGCTCGTCGCGCACGCGGACCTGCCGCTGCTCACCGTCGACGACGTCGAGGCGCTGCTGCGCGCGGAGGCCGACGTCGTGGTCGCGACCGACCGGCACGGGACGGGCACCAACCTGCTCCGGCTGCACGCCGACGACGAGTACGCGTTCCGGTTCGGCGCGGGGTCGCGGGCCGCGCACGAGGCCGAGGCGGCGCGGCAGGGGCTGCGCGCCGTCGTCGTCGACCGGCCGGGGACGGCCGCAGATCTCGACACGCTCGACGACTGGGCCGACCTGCCCGCCCCCACCCGAGAGCACCTGGCGGGCTGA
- a CDS encoding VOC family protein: MANLVVHFEIYGTEPERLVDFYSALFGWTIDRYGEMEYWGVQTGEGSVQSSAGTPGLGINGGIAKRDGPAPTPGGPVAGANIVVAVDDVDATFSKGLELGGTDAMAPTDMEGVGRLAYLHDPAGNLFGFLSPVLSDGTSAM, encoded by the coding sequence ATGGCCAACCTCGTGGTGCACTTCGAGATCTACGGCACGGAGCCCGAGCGGCTCGTCGACTTCTACTCCGCCCTGTTCGGCTGGACGATCGACCGCTACGGCGAGATGGAGTACTGGGGCGTCCAGACCGGCGAGGGCTCGGTCCAGAGCTCCGCCGGCACGCCCGGCCTGGGCATCAACGGCGGCATCGCCAAGCGCGACGGCCCCGCGCCGACGCCGGGCGGGCCGGTCGCGGGCGCCAACATCGTCGTCGCGGTCGACGACGTCGACGCGACGTTCAGCAAGGGCCTCGAGCTGGGCGGCACCGACGCGATGGCGCCGACGGACATGGAGGGCGTCGGACGGCTCGCCTACCTGCACGACCCGGCCGGCAACCTGTTCGGCTTCCTGTCGCCGGTCCTGTCGGACGGCACGAGCGCGATGTAG
- a CDS encoding nitroreductase family protein, with translation MEFQDVVRRRRMVRSFTDEPLTPEQVERVLGNAVRGPSAGFTQGWAFLVLESAADRERFWAAATPASSERDMTRWKAGLRRAPLLVVPMASRDAYLRRYAERDKAGARLVTPGAFTPEDQARWPVPYWHVDVGMASLLMLQTAVDLGLGACFFGIGGPERPAFHAAFGVPAEWEPTGVVAVGHPDEPARGAAGSPARRARRPLESVLHRGAW, from the coding sequence ATGGAGTTCCAGGACGTCGTCCGCCGCCGCCGCATGGTGCGGTCCTTCACCGACGAGCCGCTGACGCCCGAGCAGGTGGAGCGCGTGCTCGGCAACGCCGTGCGCGGGCCGTCGGCCGGGTTCACGCAGGGGTGGGCGTTCCTCGTGCTGGAGTCCGCGGCGGACCGCGAGCGCTTCTGGGCGGCGGCGACGCCGGCGTCGTCGGAACGGGACATGACCCGGTGGAAGGCGGGGCTGCGGCGGGCACCGCTGCTCGTGGTGCCCATGGCGTCGCGCGACGCCTACCTGCGCCGCTACGCCGAGCGCGACAAGGCGGGCGCCCGGCTCGTCACGCCGGGCGCGTTCACGCCCGAGGACCAGGCGAGGTGGCCCGTGCCGTACTGGCACGTCGACGTGGGCATGGCGTCGCTGCTCATGCTCCAGACGGCGGTGGACCTGGGCCTGGGAGCGTGCTTCTTCGGCATCGGCGGTCCGGAGCGCCCGGCGTTCCACGCGGCGTTCGGCGTGCCGGCGGAGTGGGAGCCGACGGGCGTCGTCGCGGTGGGCCACCCGGACGAGCCGGCGCGGGGCGCGGCGGGCTCGCCGGCGCGCCGGGCCCGCCGCCCGCTGGAGTCGGTGCTGCACCGGGGCGCCTGGTAG
- a CDS encoding GNAT family N-acetyltransferase, with translation MTLQLLPFPAADYAAWRTAQVERRRRWQFGPLWADAAAAAAQARTAVAELAPEDGLTGTYLLRVLGDHGEAGWLWLSRQDQDLLLLDADTDAPADELLTLLETHARSADARQLVLDRMVAAPATAALAAADGFAVVSQTMALDLTAEPSHAAPGVTLRPMTQRSFEAYLAAAIDEYAREIRRVDALRWDDALDRSRADYDELLPQGLATPGQVLLDVVETATGADVGALWLGLRPPSAAFVYDVWLTPPARGRGLGRAAMLAGAGWCRQRGVDVLGLSVFGHNVVARGLYESLGFGVVTEALRRPVVPAPPVTGPR, from the coding sequence GTGACCCTCCAGCTGCTGCCGTTCCCCGCGGCCGACTACGCCGCCTGGCGTACGGCCCAGGTGGAGCGCCGGCGACGCTGGCAGTTCGGCCCGCTGTGGGCCGACGCCGCGGCCGCCGCCGCGCAGGCGCGCACCGCCGTCGCGGAGCTCGCCCCCGAGGACGGCCTGACGGGCACCTACCTGCTCCGCGTGCTCGGCGACCACGGCGAGGCCGGCTGGCTGTGGCTCTCGCGCCAGGACCAGGACCTGCTGCTCCTCGACGCCGACACCGACGCCCCCGCCGACGAGCTGCTCACGCTGCTCGAGACCCACGCCCGCTCGGCCGACGCCCGCCAGCTCGTGCTCGACCGCATGGTCGCCGCCCCGGCGACGGCGGCGCTCGCGGCCGCGGACGGCTTCGCCGTCGTGAGCCAGACGATGGCGCTCGACCTCACCGCGGAGCCGTCGCACGCCGCCCCCGGCGTCACGCTGCGCCCGATGACGCAGCGCTCCTTCGAGGCCTACCTGGCCGCCGCGATCGACGAGTACGCGCGCGAGATCCGGCGCGTCGACGCCCTGCGGTGGGACGACGCGCTCGACCGCTCGCGCGCCGACTACGACGAGCTGCTGCCGCAGGGCCTCGCGACGCCCGGCCAGGTGCTGCTCGACGTCGTCGAGACCGCGACGGGCGCCGACGTCGGTGCGCTGTGGCTGGGGCTGCGACCGCCGTCGGCCGCGTTCGTGTACGACGTGTGGCTCACGCCGCCGGCGCGCGGGCGCGGGCTCGGCCGGGCGGCGATGCTCGCGGGCGCGGGCTGGTGCCGGCAGCGGGGGGTCGACGTGCTGGGCCTGAGCGTGTTCGGGCACAACGTCGTGGCGCGCGGCCTGTACGAGTCCCTCGGGTTCGGCGTCGTCACGGAGGCGCTGCGCCGGCCCGTGGTGCCGGCACCCCCCGTCACCGGCCCCCGCTGA
- a CDS encoding OsmC family peroxiredoxin → MPIRTARTAWNGTLEQGSGQVELTSSGAATFDVSFPRRAADDAEGVTSPEELIAAAHSACFAMQFSAEIAAAGGTPEQVEVTADVTLGPDPAGGFRIPRITLKVVGYAAGLDEAGFTAAAESAKKNCPVSKALAGVGDVTLDVTFEG, encoded by the coding sequence ATGCCCATCCGCACCGCACGCACCGCCTGGAACGGCACGCTCGAGCAGGGCTCCGGCCAGGTGGAGCTCACCAGCTCGGGCGCGGCGACGTTCGACGTCTCGTTCCCGCGTCGTGCCGCCGACGACGCCGAGGGCGTCACCAGCCCGGAGGAGCTCATCGCGGCCGCCCACTCGGCGTGCTTCGCCATGCAGTTCTCCGCCGAGATCGCCGCCGCGGGCGGTACGCCGGAGCAGGTCGAGGTCACGGCCGACGTCACGCTCGGGCCGGACCCGGCGGGCGGCTTCCGCATCCCGCGCATCACGCTCAAGGTCGTGGGCTACGCCGCGGGTCTCGACGAGGCCGGCTTCACGGCCGCCGCGGAGAGCGCCAAGAAGAACTGCCCGGTGTCGAAGGCGCTCGCGGGCGTCGGCGACGTCACGCTGGACGTGACGTTCGAGGGCTGA